A portion of the Salvelinus alpinus chromosome 33, SLU_Salpinus.1, whole genome shotgun sequence genome contains these proteins:
- the LOC139562814 gene encoding SIN3-HDAC complex-associated factor-like, which translates to MFGFHKSKIYRSHEGCCICKTKSSSSRFTDSSRYEETFRLCFGLSEDRVGDICNACVLLVKRWKKLPKGFKKNWNHVVDARAGPGFKLTKPKKMKNSDGKKKSKLKRLHKFKRQHSDAHSTTSSMSPSQSPSYESDDGSDIESKQRRPTPSVFSFLDRSYWKRQKVCCGIVYKGRFGEVMIDPRLFKPCCSSKKQETLVPMQDTHLPAIHPPPLPLPEALKEDW; encoded by the exons ATGTTTGGTTTTCACAAGTCTAAAATATATCGCAGCCATGAAGGATGTTGCATTTGCAAGACCAAGTCCTCCAGTTCACGCTTTACTGACAGCAGCAGATATGAAGAAACCTTCAGGCTATGTTTTGG GTTGTCAGAGGATCGTGTGGGAGACATCTGCAATGCCTGTGTGCTGTTAGTAAAAAGATGGAAAAAACTGCCAAAAGGCTTTAAGAAGAACTGGAACCAT GTTGTGGATGCAAGAGCTGGGCCTGGCTTCAAGCTAACCAAACCCAAGAAGATGAAGAACAGTGATGGGAAGAAGAAAAGCAAACTGAAGAGGCTTCACAAATTCAAAAGACAAC ACTCTGATGCCCACAGCACGACCTCAAGCATGTCTCCATCCCAGTCACCCAGCTACGAGTCAGATGACGGCTCAGACATTGAGTCCAAACAGAGGCGCCCCACTCCTTCTGTCTTTTCCTTCCTGGACCGTTCTTACTGGAAAAG GCAAAAGGTGTGCTGTGGGATTGTATACAAAGGGCGTTTTGGTGAGGTGATGATTGACCCACGTCTCTTCAAGCCCTGCTGCAGCTCCAAGAAGCAGGAGACGTTGGTTCCCATGCAGGACACGCACCTTCCCGCAATTCACCCCCCACCTCTCCCGCTACCAGAGGCCCTGAAAGAGGACTGGTGA